The genomic segment ATAGGACACTGTCTAGTACACGAATCTGCGATGTTGATATTCCTATCCGAAAAGTGTCCACTGGCCCTACACAAATGAAGGGCGTTCCTTTTGTCCTCTCGCTCACGCCGCTCTCCATCGCCGAAGTGTCAAGCAGAGCCatgttggaattggcgagggctgatccaacttagAAGGATTAAGCGAGTTAAGGTCCCGAGGCACAGAGAAAATTTTTTGTAGATATTCTTATTTATGCCTGTCAAATACTTTactctctcctttcttccttatgcaACGTAGATTAACACTCAAGGTAATCGCTAGCTCCACCTGATCTACAACAAGTCAGAGCAGGGCGTCTAGAGCTGGTAATGGACCTGCAACAGATCGCGATTTTGTTGACACAACCCAAAAACGTAAAAGTACAGAAGGGACACCACGCCGCAGTCACACTTCTTTCCGGATTCCTCAGGCTTTAATCAGAGTTCGTAAGCAGGAGGTCGCCCCTACGTCCGATAGCCGTATGGCAGAAATGGAAGCATTTTCCAATAAAACTCGTCTGGCTGCGACGAATCTTAGTAAGGAGAAGGCTCTCCAGTGCACCCAATGCAGTACTGCAGACCCCTCATACCCTTCAGCAGGGGACGTGCAATTGAAGCGCATGTGGCACAGTAGTGAAGATGATTCTAAATCTCGTGAGATATTGAGAACGTTTGGGGGATATGTATGTGATGAGCCACATTGTGAGTCAGCAAGGGCTTTGGACATATTGGGGGACTCCCATCAACTAAGAACCGCTACTTGCAAGAACCCAACCAAATGTAACGTCACATTTCAGCTCACAAACGGATTAGAAGCCAACTGGTCATACACAACCACTGTATGGCAGGAAAACGGTACACAGTTAACTTATTACCAGTGAAGTGCTCGGTGTAATGCCCAATCGATCGCTTCTGAGGCTAGCAAAATCCACCCCTATGAAACCCTTTACGGTCAGGGGTTTGACAGCACTAGTCTACCTCcaaaaaggagaagctaTTTGGCCACTATGAGACCTTCTTCCAAACCTGTGTCGACCCATGCAATCCCCAGTAGAGATATGCGAAGTCTTACTTTAGGTAGTCAACATCCATCGACTGTTAACGAAGACCAAAAATTCGGTGATATCGATGCGGAGCTGCTTGCAGTTGCTGGTGTTGATGATTAGAagcgatgatgaagaggagccGTCGTGGAATCCTTTCTTCATTCTGTCAACAAATGATCGGGGGTGATGGATGGCTTGGTAGCCCACCGGATGGCTTGGTAGCCCACCGGATGCCTTGAATGTACCGGAAATAGCGAAAACCAATTCAGTGTATTTACCAGTTACCCACCCGAAAGACAGACCGGTCATACCAAAGGGCGAGCTGGCACCGGCGCCTActgggaaaaagaagcgGTCGTTGACGAAGGCGGATGGAAAAATGGAGAATGCTACCGCAATGAATGGAAATGGGTTCGCAGGAATGAGATCTCCCAAAAAGTCGAGCTTTGGATTCACCGATGTGGGAGCGGGCGGTAATGTCGCTAGGGTCGATATTGGGGAGTCCAAATGGGCGAGCAGGTTGCgagaaaggatgaagatagATTCATAATAAGATATTCTTGGCTCCTTGAAGAGACTATAGATCAATCATTGATTTGATacttgctgctgttgcttGATATACATGTATACGCCTTCTTGTTGTTGAACGTCCGTTCGCCCCAGATATAAAAGAGGTATCGAGAACAACTCTGTCCTTAGTAGTTTGTCCGTTTACCGAGCACTCTTCTCAGCCCATCCTTAAACCAAGGTTTGTGCTTGATCGGATAAAGGGCGATGGTATAATTTTGAGCGGCTTCATCGTTCTGGCGTATAGTATAAGAGAAATATGTCGCAATTGAGAATCGAGTAGTACAATTATGGATAAATCCATTACACTCTAGTGGTTACAAATTTAATTCCGTTCATCACTATTATTTATATACAGCATTTGATTAGTCATCAAAAGTTAAACCTCTTTTCGCCTCCTGGCTGTCTTAAATCGTTCTATCCAAAACCAGTTTCGTTCTTGAAAGCAACTATCAACTATGTCTGAAGCATCTGCACCAGTAGTAACATTCAAAAAAGGCCCTTCTCGCCGTCCCGCCCAATCTCGTCAACGTCGCCGCTCTCCATCGCCTCTCGATTCTGTCGCTGAAGCATCTGCATCTGCCTCCGGTTCCAGCGTCGTTCGACCTGAGAAGAAATCTCTTGCGAACCCTCTTGTCCAAGGCACAAAGCGCCGAAGAACAAATGCCAATaatgaagagggagaggatggtGTGGGAGGCGGGCTGGATGAATTCGATTATGCTGCTGAAGGAGGACTGACGAGAAAAGGCGATGAGCTTGCAACGAGGGCCAATGATTGGgatttggaggatgaagatagACAAGGGAAAAGGGATAAGAAAGTCCGGCTGGATGAGGTGAGATATGCTCGAAATTCAGTTTGTTTACGATGGGATTCTGACAAACCTCAAAAGGACGGGGAGATCGTGAGCGATGACGGCCTGTATCGAGGTGCATCCGCCTACCTACCCACGATCAATAAAACCCGCGAAACGCTCGACAAAAAGATGAAATCGGGCCCTATCAAAGCTACCTCTCACGTACGCACTATCACCCTCATGGACTACCAGCCCGATGTCTGTAAAGATTATAAAGAAACCGGCTTCTGCGGATATGGCGACTCATGTAAATTCTTGCATGACAGAGGAGATTATCTGGCGGGGTGGCAGCTGGATAAGTTGCCAGAAGAAGGGGTGCGAGAGgtagaggaggaagatgaggaggaggaagtaCCGTTTGCATGTTTAATTTGTAGGCAGCCGTTTACTCAGCCGGTGGTGACGAAGTGCGGGCATTACTTCTGCATGGCGTAAGTACGTTTCCTCTCACTTCATCTTTCCTCGGCTGACAAACATCCTTTAGATGCGCGTCGAAACGATTCCAAAAATCACCCAAATGCTACGCATGCGGCGCTCCGACACAGGGTATATTCAACATCGCCGATAAAGTAATTGCCAAAATTGAAGCTCGTAACAAGGCAAGGCGAGAAGCGAGGGAGGAGCGAGCGGAGCAAatgggtggtggtgggaTTGAGATTGGTGGTGGATCTGACAGGGAGGGTAGCGATGAGGAGTAGATTACATGTTGAACGAAGATAATTTACTGGTATCAATCAGCAGTACATAGGGCTTATATGTCGATGTTGTATACAACCTGCATCTTATCCGCAGTCCCAAAGAAATGTTACGTGTACCAGTCGTCATCACTTTCATCCCCTCTCTTAGTTTTAAACCCGCTCCGTATACcactcttccctcttctcctatccttctcctcttccgaATCCTCGGCTTCAGAACCCGACCGAGACCCCTGCTTTTTTTGAGTTAAGAGTGCAGCGGAAATGTTGGTCGCTAATGTCAAGTCGGTTGGAAGCACACCCGTTTGGGACAGTCGAAACTCCAATGCTTTGGTGGTGAAGTTGTCTGTTTGACCAAGCTCTTCAAAACCGATCAATCTATCATTGTCATAGTCGAGTCAGCGGAAAGATCATGTTCGTCTATTTTGCGGGGCGATCACTAGCAACTTTTTGCTCTTTATTTTTGTAATGAATAGGTAGTAATTGGGACGATGACTTACCGATCAACGGCCCTCCCATCAACGTATGACATCACACAAGGTAAGACTTTGACTGCCATCTTGGTCACCAAGAACGGAACGTTATCCACGTTTGCACGAAGGAAAAGGGTGTGTTTGTGTTTAGGAGCTAGTTGCTGTATATTTCATTTCTTGTCAGCATATCGAATCATTGGGATGGGAAATGGCTGCAGGTCGAATTTACTTACGGACAGATGGCGATCCATAATATCACAGCGCTTGAAATTGGGGTGAACGAAATGTAAAATGCAATACTTTTCTTTCCTACCGATCCCAGTTTCGTAGTATCATTAGAATCATCATTCAGATAACATGAGAGAAAACTCACGCCATACGCTCAATAAGCGCTTTCTCCTCATTAAATTCCACCACTCTCCCATATTCGTTCCCTCTCAAGTCTTTCACCTGCTTAATTTGCCTTGACAGAGCTTCCATCCGCGCCTCCCGATGGGCAGCGTAGTCAAATGAGTCTTCAAGAGAATCCAGCAGGGCCGAGTCGGAAAGAGTTGGGGATGGTGACCTTGACATATTTTCTGAAAGTTGATATTATTATTTCTCGTAAATATGCAGTGGTGGTCCAGACGTATGGGTTTTGGAGGGTGAAATAGGCggagatgaagaacaaAGAGAGCTGTCGAATTTGTTGTCTTGCAGACCGAAAAACGCGAAAACGCGTCGCGAAAGGTCTCCTATAGGGAGTGAAGTTACGTAATACATTGCACCCTACATCAACCGACGTGGGGTCATAGTCACGCTAATTGCATGGATAGGCGATGGGTAGAGGACCAATACAGTTACTCGCCAGCAGGGTGGCTAAATGACATGAGATGAGCATAGAAAATGACCCCCTAAAAGATGTATATGGACATTCCCATTGCGAAAATACATATGCAAACAAAATGATAAACAGCAGCGGACGCGGTGCGGCAGCAGTAAATGTATATGTTCGTTGTGCCGTTAATTATTTGCCTATCATCTACAGCTCTCCTTGCATTTGCCTCCTTCAATACGCGGATTGATAGCCTTGGAGGGCAGAAATATGGACATCCTCTTGACAGCCTCTTCTTTCGAAAAGGACGGACTCCGTAGGCACTTGGCATCATTCAGCTTGTCCTAAACTTGTACGAACCATTATTGTGTCTCGCCTCGGCCCTCGTTCCGCTGCTCAGTCACCCCTTCATTGTCTCATGGACATTTCTTTGCTCATGATTCCATCTCTTTTACTATATGACCCAGATGGGAACATAATATGACAGAAATGCACTTTCCCTCGAGAGATAGAATTAGACGATTTTAGTGCATCAACCGCGGACTACTAACTCAATTTGGCCCGTGTTGACCGCGGTACTATACCTTCTGGACAGTGAATGATTTGATCGAGGAGGTAGGAGGATCTTGATAATTAGAAACGAGCCGACATGGCGCCTTACATTCTTTACATTCGTGATGAACTCTTCATGATCCAATTCTACCGattcatcgtcatcatccgtcgcttcttcttccgatTCAAACACATCATTATTCATGGACATACATGGGAAACAAGTCTATTGTATGCCtatcctttttttttcttctttttttttaacTGTTCAAGCACGATGTTGATATTGGGTCAGTCGTACTTCTATAAAACAGTCGGTCTGGCTGTCATTGGtgtccttcttcttctgataTTCATCTGGACTTTCTGTGCACATCGCTAGAAAGGACAAAAGCCAGGACCGCCAAAGATGATTCTGGACTTAATGATAACTTTAGGTCAACGAGGAGACAGGAAGAGGAACGCAGACCCTCGAGACAGAAGCGAAAGAGGAGCAGTGCCAGTCGCCTgccatgaagaagagggaggattATGATGTCGATAATGATTACAGTGATTAGCTACACCTTGATAAGTTTATACCCTTTAAGGAACTACCACGTCTTAGGTAATGCAATGAGCTTATTGTTGTTTTTATATTTATTTTCAAAATCATTGGACCCTTCATTCAACGCCAAGTCGAGGACTCCTTTCCTGTTGGAGAAGTGTTGGTGTCTCGTCTGTAGAACGTGAAACCATCGGTCTCTATTTGAAACCACGTTTCACGGAAGAAGGTTTCGTTCAAGACCTATAGTGCAGAATCAGCTTAAAGCGTAATCGTAACAGGGGGAGCAGGCCTCAGCTGAGTCCATAAAGGAGCGCATATGAAGGTTTGTTGAATTTATGTTCCTTAAATGGGGGCTGTAATGCACTTTGTTCGATGATTGATGGGCATGGACAGGCTGGCAATGAGGGAGGTCCTTCGGGATAAGTTGTAAGAGATATGACAATGATATCTGGCCTTGAGGCGTGCAGGATGAGGCGTAGTGGTAATGACACTTGATCTCTGTACTAATGCATCTCCTACATCGGGCACGAGGAAAACCTAAGCACAACACTATAACCTACGATGACTATTTTACTTTATACACTTTCTTGCAATAACTTCCGCCACCTTCTGGACTTTTTTCCCCTAATTCccctcaacctcatccATCGCGGTGACCAACCTCGATACCGCCTGGAACACTAAACCCGCTCTCTGCTTTTCCAAACTGCTAACTTGTGGTACTGGTCCTCCTTCTTGGTTACCTGCGGCAGCGGCAGCCAATCCGCTTGCAGTAATAACTTCCTGCGCCTTCTTATCCATCGCAGCAAACACCTCTCTTACACTTGCTCTCCATGAATCCCAAACAACGCCCACGATATGTTGTTCAATTGCCTCTGAAAGACCAGTACCAGATATGCGAGCGCCGTGGATGGTAATTTGCGCTGAGGAGCCCACTGAGGAAGAGTTGATAGgtgggaaagggaaagtGAGAATGGTGGTGGTACGTGAGAGTAAGGCAAGTTGAGGTAGCGTTTCTCGCGGTGACGACATGCATGTCTGGCAGGCAGTGAGAGAGTGGAATAATCGCAATGATCGAGCAAGAGGAGCAAAGACGGCAAGGGTTAGCGGGGTGTTGGATCCGGGCTTGGGGTCAAGGGTGTGGGATGTGAGGAGTGCAAGGATATGAGGGACGAGTTGACGATGGTTGCATCCTTGTGATTGGGTAGGGGTGTGAGGGTGGGTAAAGTCGCCGAGGTTGAGACCGGCAGTGGGATCAGAACCTTCGCCGTCGGCTTCATTGTTCATATTTGATAGATCAAGCAACGCGAGATGCGGGTCCATCTgaccttcttcacctccttCACCATCGCCATGctcacctccaccttcaccttcttgTCCGCCATTACCAGACTCGTTAAGAGAGAAAATGGCATCGCGGAGAGCGGAAGTGGTGTGTTGGTCCATGTCTGCGCTGGGAAAGGCGTTATCTGACGATGAAGGGAAGTCGTCGGCGTTGAAGACAGGTTCTTGAGCAGGAGTAGTGGTGAATGGAAGGTTGTGGACGAAAGAGGCCAGCGGTAGGTCGGAAAGATAACCGTCGATTGCAATAGATTCGAGCTATCTTGAATTAGCAGAGCCCTACAGGAACCTAGGAACAAGCTCACCATCTGCTCATCGGACATGTTTTGCatttcctctccttcttcctccccagTCAGACCCATGTCCATAGCCATACCCATCGCCATCTTCATATCGATAGCTTCTGATCCGAATCCAGTCAAAGCTTCCCTAGCGAGCTTGCGTTTCTTTGCGCCAGATTGTAACTGCATCGCATGGGCATGGTGGTGGTGCATGTCAAGCCCATGATGGGCATGTTGTGATACGTGATGCTGCTGGTGCTTCTGTTCCTTGGGGACGGTACGACGGCGTTGACGGGGAGCATAGTTGCATGGCCAACCACCTGCAGCACAGCGAGTACAAGAGGGACGGTCGCCAGAACACTTTTGTT from the Cryptococcus decagattii chromosome 4, complete sequence genome contains:
- a CDS encoding pre-mRNA-splicing factor CWC24, which gives rise to MSEASAPVVTFKKGPSRRPAQSRQRRRSPSPLDSVAEASASASGSSVVRPEKKSLANPLVQGTKRRRTNANNEEGEDGVGGGLDEFDYAAEGGLTRKGDELATRANDWDLEDEDRQGKRDKKVRLDEDGEIVSDDGLYRGASAYLPTINKTRETLDKKMKSGPIKATSHVRTITLMDYQPDVCKDYKETGFCGYGDSCKFLHDRGDYLAGWQLDKLPEEGVREVEEEDEEEEVPFACLICRQPFTQPVVTKCGHYFCMACASKRFQKSPKCYACGAPTQGIFNIADKVIAKIEARNKARREAREERAEQMGGGGIEIGGGSDREGSDEE